The following proteins are co-located in the Bos indicus isolate NIAB-ARS_2022 breed Sahiwal x Tharparkar chromosome 8, NIAB-ARS_B.indTharparkar_mat_pri_1.0, whole genome shotgun sequence genome:
- the HAND2 gene encoding heart- and neural crest derivatives-expressed protein 2 — translation MSLVGGFPHHPVVHHEGYPFAAAAAAAAAAAASRCSHEENPYFHGWLIGHPEMSPPDYSMALSYSPEYASGAASLDHSHYGGVPPGAGPPGLGGPRPVKRRGTANRKERRRTQSINSAFAELRECIPNVPADTKLSKIKTLRLATSYIAYLMDLLAKDDQNGEAEAFKAEIKKTDVKEEKRKKELNEILKSTVSSNDKKTKGRTGWPQHVWALELKQ, via the exons ATGAGTCTGGTGGGGGGCTTCCCCCACCACCCGGTGGTGCATCATGAGGGCTATCCgttcgccgccgccgccgccgctgctgccgccGCGGCCGCCAGCCGCTGCAGCCACGAGGAGAACCCCTACTTCCACGGCTGGCTCATCGGCCACCCCGAGATGTCGCCCCCCGATTACAGCATGGCCCTGTCCTACAGCCCCGAGTACGCCAGCGGCGCCGCCAGCCTGGACCACTCCCATTACGGGGGGGTGCCGCCGGGCGCTGGGCCCCCAGGCCTGGGGGGGCCGCGCCCGGTGAAGCGCCGGGGCACCGCCAACCGCAAGGAGCGGCGTAGGACTCAGAGCATCAACAGCGCCTTCGCAGAGCTGCGTGAGTGCATCCCCAACGTGCCCGCCGACACCAAGCTCTCTAAGATCAAGACTCTGCGCCTGGCCACCAGCTACATCGCCTACCTCATGGACCTGCTGGCCAAGGACGACCAGAATGGCGAGGCGGAGGCCTTCAAGGCAGAGATCAAGAAGACagatgtgaaagaagagaagaggaagaaggagctg AATGAAATCTTGAAAAGCACAGTAAGCAGCAACGACAAGAAAACCAAAGGCCGGACGGGCTGGCCACAGCACGTCTGGGCCCTGGAGCTCAAGcagtga